A window of the Podospora bellae-mahoneyi strain CBS 112042 chromosome 6, whole genome shotgun sequence genome harbors these coding sequences:
- the ssr3 gene encoding SWI/SNF and RSC complex subunit Ssr3 (BUSCO:EOG09262IY3; EggNog:ENOG503NV33; COG:B; COG:K) codes for MIAPLHSRLGKRQSTTMQSQPQFRPYATPHGHPPHGTPHHGHGSHGGHPGPHAPPRSGASHRRGGIGPMMSAGPHPQVPMTAAQINQQHYQAQQANQRAKIRSRKPTDKNLPDGIDELLVGGPDLAVAYRQLRDFERRLDATMTRKKLDIMDSLSRNTKHQRKLRIWINNTVEDQYWQASASSMDNFEFSSTSEATYRVTIEARLLDDPLDLDKDKSNDEDDAGKEADGEKMDTDDKPQQKPAPAKPGQRTRFAHFFKALTVEPDRPKPGAHGNETIVEWKKPDKTPSGAQNLPAIADFDEFAFKRPGDENLNITINLFRHEEPERFAVSPELADIIDETDATLKEATLAVYEYIKLFGLQDDEETRNFRCDEYLKKIVGRDMGMIGHLPDYITPHLRPLPPIKLPYTIRVDEEFHKNPTPTIYDVTVAVDDPMRVRYLSFLHNPQHAGMLKEIARLDDQLATVCQALHESKARHTFFTSMANDPVGFVRTWLSSQKRDLDIILGESARGNGESIHGDEWRKGGRDSVWNTANARESVNVLLSRPPSRPQQR; via the exons ATGATAGCGCCATTACACTCCAGACTGGGGAAGCGCCAATCGACCACAATGCAGTCCCAACCCCAATTCCGTCCCTACGCCACGCCCCAcggccaccctcctcacgGAACACCACACCACGGCCATGGCAGCCACGGTGGGCATCCCGGCCCTCATGCACCTCCAAGGTCAGGAGCATCGCACCGCCGAGGCGGCATTG GCCCCATGATGTCGGCCGGCCCTCATCCCCAGGTGCCCATGACGGCGGCGCAAATCAATCAGCAGCATTACCAAGCTCAACAGGCCAACCAGCGCGCCAAGATCAGAAGCCGCAAGCCCACCGACAAGAACCTCCCAGATGGCATCGACGAGCTGCTCGTGGGTGGCCCTGACCTGGCAGTGGCCTATAGGCAGTTGCGTGACTTTGAACGCCGGCTTGATGCTACCATGACGCGCAAGAAGTTGGACATCATGGATTCACTGTCCCGCAACACCAAG CACCAGCGGAAACTGCGCATCTGGATCAACAACACGGTCGAGGATCAGTACTGGCAGGCGAGTGCATCCAGCATGGACAACTTTGAATTTTCTTCCACTTCCGAAGCCACCTATCGCGTTACTATCGAGGCCCGATTGCTCGACGACCCGCTCGATTTGGATAAGGACAAGAGcaatgacgaggacgacgccGGCAAGGAAGCCGATGGCGAGAAGATGGACACCGACGACAAGCCGCAGCAAAAGCCTGCTCCCGCTAAGCCCGGCCAGCGGACGAGATTTGCGCACTTCTTTAAAGCTCTGACGGTTGAGCCTGACCGCCCGAAACCTGGAGCCCACGGAAATGAGACTATTGTCGAGTGGAAGAAGCCAGACAAGACGCCCTCGGGAGCACAGAATCTCCCCGCGATTGCCGACTTTGACGAATTCGCATTCAAGAGGCCTGGGGATGAGAACCTCAATATCACCATCAACTTATTCAGACACGAAGAACCTGAGCGGTTTGCTGTGAGCCCGGAACTGGCCGACATCATTGATGAAACAGATGCCACCCTCAAAGAAGCAACCTTGGCCGTCTACGAATACATTAAGCTTTTCGGCCTGCAGGACGACGAAGAGACTCGCAACTTCCGATGTGACGAGTATCTCAAAAAGATTGTTGGCCGCGACATGGGCATGATTGGTCATCTCCCCGACTACATCACACCCCATTTGCGCCCGTTGCCCCCTATCAAACTTCCTTACACCATCCGCGTCGACGAGGAATTCCACAAGAACCCCACGCCTACTATTTACGACGTCACGGTTGCTGTGGATGACCCCATGCGCGTCAGGTACCTTTCCTTCTTGCACAACCCACAGCACGCCGGTATGTTGAAGGAAATCGCGCGCCTCGACGACCAGCTGGCAACCGTTTGCCAGGCGCTTCATGAGTCCAAAGCTCGACACACCTTTTTCACGTCCATGGCCAACGACCCGGTTGGATTTGTCCGGACTTGGCTGTCGTCACAGAAGAGGGACTTGGACATTATCCTTGGTGAATCGGCGAGGGGCAACGGGGAGAGCATACATGGTGATGAGTGGCGGAAGGGCGGCAGGGATAGCGTGTGGAATACGGCTAATGCGAGGGAGAGTGTGAATGTGCTGCTTTCTAGGCCGCCGTCGAGGCCACAGCAACGCTAG